One genomic window of Streptobacillus felis includes the following:
- a CDS encoding cation-translocating P-type ATPase: MEYKQSIEEVLKQQSVDRNIGLSEEEAKIRLEKYGENKLEETKKKSLVSRFIDQLKDVLIYVLIIASILNVIAHYPDGFTEAGIILMVVLINAVVGVVQEAKAEKTLEALKKLSSPKALVRREGKVYEIDSKYIVPGDILVIDAGRYIPADLRLIETQNLQVEESAFTGESHVVTKDANFITNEDNLPMGDKLNLAYSSTLATYGRGEGIVITTGMNTEIGKIAKALNTDEDSTTPLQKKLDKLGKTLGYIAIVVCLIIFGLGVMQGRGPVEMMITAVSLAVAAIPEGLVAIVAIVLSTGVTRMTKNKAIVKRLPAVETLGSVNVICSDKTGTLTQNKMTVVKDYSMDNKELLMSGLSLCSDATTTVGDPTEIALVVYAEKHGLMKDELNNKNKRINEFAFDSDRKLMSTLHENGDKYISFTKGAIDNIISLCKYIKVGNEVVEMTEEHRKHILEKSIEMSNEALRVLGLGYKESDVYLECEDLEDNLILVGIVGMIDPPREEVKDSILTAQKAGIKVVMITGDHKNTAVAIAKELNIAKDISESITGPEIDELDKEYFYENVDKYSVFARVSPEHKVNIVEALKLKGNIVSMTGDGVNDAPSLKKADIGVAMGITGTDVSKGAADMILLDDNFTTIVKAVEEGRNIYNNIKKTIMFLLSCNLGEVICIFFATLLGLPIPLVATQLLWINLVTDTLPAISLGLDPGNKLVMDEKPRSPKESFFARGAATRAFVGGTLIGLFTLLAFYIGLREEGFKTITEIRSLTEGHPALMHARTMAFIVLTVSQLFYSYTMRVEDTTSFKIGIFSNKYLNISFVIGLVLQILLINIPFVAKIFRVQSLGIFDWDVVIILALIPFIVNELIKVFIKFKK, encoded by the coding sequence TTGGAATATAAACAAAGTATTGAGGAAGTATTAAAACAACAAAGTGTAGATAGAAATATTGGTTTAAGTGAAGAAGAAGCTAAAATAAGGCTTGAAAAATATGGAGAAAATAAATTAGAAGAAACTAAGAAAAAATCACTTGTTTCAAGATTTATAGATCAATTAAAAGATGTATTAATTTATGTTCTAATCATAGCTTCTATTTTAAATGTAATTGCACATTATCCTGATGGATTTACAGAAGCTGGAATTATACTAATGGTTGTATTAATAAATGCAGTAGTAGGTGTAGTTCAAGAAGCTAAGGCAGAAAAAACTTTAGAAGCTCTTAAAAAACTTTCTTCTCCTAAAGCATTAGTTAGAAGAGAAGGTAAAGTTTATGAAATTGATTCAAAATATATAGTTCCAGGCGATATATTAGTAATAGATGCTGGAAGATATATACCAGCAGATTTAAGATTAATAGAAACTCAAAATTTACAAGTAGAAGAATCAGCATTTACTGGTGAATCTCATGTAGTTACTAAGGATGCAAATTTCATAACTAATGAAGATAATCTTCCTATGGGGGATAAATTAAATCTAGCTTATTCATCAACTCTTGCAACTTATGGAAGAGGAGAAGGAATAGTAATAACAACAGGTATGAATACTGAAATAGGTAAAATAGCAAAAGCTTTAAATACTGATGAAGACAGTACTACGCCTTTACAAAAAAAATTAGATAAGTTAGGGAAAACTTTAGGATATATAGCTATAGTAGTATGTTTAATAATATTTGGATTAGGTGTAATGCAAGGTAGAGGTCCTGTTGAAATGATGATTACAGCCGTATCACTTGCAGTTGCAGCAATACCAGAAGGTTTAGTTGCTATAGTTGCTATAGTATTATCTACTGGTGTTACAAGAATGACTAAAAATAAGGCTATAGTTAAAAGATTACCTGCTGTTGAAACTTTAGGTTCAGTTAATGTAATATGTTCTGATAAAACGGGTACATTAACACAAAATAAGATGACTGTAGTTAAAGATTATTCTATGGATAATAAGGAATTATTAATGTCAGGTCTTTCATTATGTTCTGATGCTACAACTACTGTAGGAGATCCTACAGAAATAGCATTAGTTGTTTATGCTGAAAAACATGGATTAATGAAGGATGAATTAAATAATAAAAATAAACGTATAAATGAATTTGCATTTGATTCAGATAGAAAATTAATGTCTACACTACATGAAAATGGAGATAAATATATTTCATTTACTAAAGGTGCTATAGATAATATTATTTCATTATGTAAATATATTAAAGTTGGTAATGAAGTAGTTGAAATGACTGAAGAACATAGAAAACACATATTAGAAAAAAGTATAGAGATGTCTAATGAAGCACTAAGAGTTTTAGGGCTTGGATATAAGGAAAGTGATGTATACTTAGAGTGTGAAGATTTAGAAGATAATTTAATATTAGTAGGTATAGTTGGTATGATAGATCCTCCAAGAGAAGAGGTAAAAGATTCTATTTTAACTGCACAAAAAGCAGGAATTAAAGTAGTAATGATTACAGGGGATCATAAAAATACTGCAGTAGCTATAGCTAAAGAATTAAATATAGCTAAGGACATTTCAGAAAGTATTACGGGGCCTGAAATTGATGAATTAGATAAAGAATATTTCTATGAAAATGTAGATAAATATTCTGTTTTTGCAAGAGTTTCTCCTGAACATAAAGTTAATATAGTAGAAGCTTTAAAATTAAAAGGTAACATTGTTTCTATGACAGGAGATGGAGTTAATGATGCACCATCACTTAAAAAAGCTGATATAGGGGTTGCTATGGGTATTACAGGTACTGATGTTTCAAAAGGAGCAGCAGATATGATATTACTTGATGATAATTTTACAACTATAGTTAAGGCAGTAGAGGAAGGAAGAAATATATATAATAATATTAAGAAAACTATTATGTTCTTACTTTCATGTAATTTAGGGGAAGTAATATGTATATTCTTTGCTACATTATTAGGTTTACCTATACCTTTAGTTGCAACACAACTATTATGGATTAACCTTGTTACAGATACATTACCTGCTATTTCATTAGGGTTAGATCCAGGGAATAAATTAGTAATGGATGAAAAACCACGTTCTCCAAAAGAAAGTTTCTTTGCAAGAGGTGCTGCTACACGTGCATTTGTAGGAGGGACTCTAATAGGGTTATTTACATTACTTGCATTCTACATAGGTTTAAGAGAAGAAGGATTTAAAACTATTACTGAAATAAGAAGTTTAACAGAAGGTCATCCAGCTCTTATGCATGCAAGAACTATGGCTTTCATAGTTTTAACTGTTTCTCAGTTATTCTATTCATATACTATGAGGGTAGAGGATACTACTTCATTTAAAATTGGAATATTTAGTAATAAATATTTAAATATTTCTTTTGTTATAGGATTGGTATTACAAATATTATTAATAAATATACCTTTTGTTGCTAAAATATTTAGAGTACAAAGTTTAGGTATATTTGATTGGGATGTTGTAATAATATTAGCACTAATTCCATTTATAGTTAATGAATTAATTAAAGTATTTATTAAATTTAAAAAATAA
- a CDS encoding tetratricopeptide repeat protein, whose protein sequence is MKKTILLLSLLLFSCSNKSEDIINQLETDKNGIEVEIVSVDSAHLSKLLDSKNEEIAKFFSETDLKKFDEKNIDANQVLIYIEEAKNGDANAINSLSYIYFLLGDNSKLKEILELGLKNNVKEAVFNLALLEMEAKHFDKALSYFERLPKDYKPKEIENIKKNIYLNIASIALKDENYDDAVSSLIKVYEMGKKELDYEIANIYRLKGDKANLEKWLVVSSKAKNINAKKDLAEIYYHRGEIEKSLKLFEELYYLGEIEFARMLYFVNLQLLNNNEALKWYKVSRSLGIVEKNNEMEKLKGFYN, encoded by the coding sequence ATGAAGAAAACTATTTTACTTTTATCTTTATTATTATTTTCATGTTCAAATAAAAGTGAAGATATAATAAATCAATTAGAAACTGATAAAAATGGTATAGAAGTTGAGATAGTTTCTGTAGATTCAGCTCACTTATCTAAATTACTAGATAGTAAAAATGAGGAAATAGCTAAGTTCTTTTCTGAAACAGATTTAAAAAAGTTTGATGAAAAAAATATAGATGCAAACCAAGTTTTAATATATATTGAAGAAGCTAAAAATGGTGATGCAAATGCTATAAATTCACTTTCATATATATATTTTCTGTTAGGAGATAATTCTAAATTAAAGGAAATATTAGAGCTAGGTTTAAAAAATAATGTGAAGGAAGCAGTATTTAATTTAGCTTTATTAGAAATGGAAGCAAAACATTTTGATAAAGCTCTTTCGTATTTTGAAAGACTACCTAAGGATTATAAGCCTAAGGAAATAGAAAATATTAAGAAGAATATTTATTTAAATATTGCTTCAATTGCATTAAAAGATGAAAATTATGATGATGCGGTTTCAAGTTTAATTAAGGTCTATGAAATGGGAAAAAAAGAATTAGATTATGAAATTGCAAATATATATAGATTAAAAGGAGATAAAGCTAATCTAGAAAAGTGGTTAGTAGTTTCTTCAAAAGCAAAAAATATAAATGCAAAAAAAGATTTAGCTGAGATCTATTATCACAGAGGTGAAATAGAGAAATCACTTAAATTATTCGAAGAATTATATTATCTAGGTGAGATAGAATTTGCTCGTATGCTTTATTTTGTTAACTTACAATTATTAAATAACAATGAAGCACTTAAGTGGTATAAGGTATCAAGAAGTCTAGGTATAGTTGAAAAAAATAATGAAATGGAAAAATTAAAAGGTTTTTACAATTAA
- the pgsA gene encoding CDP-diacylglycerol--glycerol-3-phosphate 3-phosphatidyltransferase, translated as MLNKINLPNKLTLIRIVLTPILLLLMIFKYEASTLTVSKVLLHILVVLLFASIALTDFFDGYIARRDNLVTNFGKLLDPIADKVFVFSVLIVLVKYNMLSIWMVIILLAREFVVVAIRMLILENGGEVVAASSSAKLKTATQMIALLFALLFPFGKVINSLVLLPAVVFSIISMLEYYNLVKKYIGEDM; from the coding sequence ATGCTTAATAAAATAAATTTACCTAACAAACTAACTTTAATAAGAATAGTATTAACACCTATCTTATTATTACTAATGATATTTAAATATGAAGCAAGTACATTAACAGTAAGTAAAGTATTATTACATATATTAGTAGTTCTACTTTTTGCTTCAATTGCATTAACAGATTTTTTTGATGGATATATTGCAAGAAGAGATAATTTAGTAACAAATTTTGGGAAATTACTTGATCCTATAGCTGATAAAGTATTTGTTTTTTCGGTTTTAATAGTTTTAGTAAAATATAATATGTTATCTATATGGATGGTAATAATACTGCTAGCAAGAGAATTTGTTGTAGTAGCTATTAGAATGTTAATTTTAGAAAATGGTGGAGAAGTTGTTGCTGCAAGTTCTTCAGCAAAACTTAAAACAGCAACTCAAATGATAGCTTTATTATTTGCTTTATTATTCCCTTTTGGTAAAGTTATTAATTCTTTAGTATTATTACCTGCTGTAGTATTTTCAATCATTTCAATGTTGGAGTACTACAACTTAGTTAAAAAATATATTGGGGAGGATATGTAA